From Pelotomaculum schinkii, one genomic window encodes:
- a CDS encoding copper amine oxidase N-terminal domain-containing protein yields MRKLVVALAVTVMVLGWAGVAGAYWTDLIYQITPFNPLGAESTAEINHTYIDLSNVSNNSVIAHTYLGAAQSLTIDSFSVQEQTYMEAKDKITRYVFELTNRYRPDTDLALSGGDYLPTVHVYTYGAMKDEAMWAIVNGLPDCLNNPPVGRNDNNGEDGNGSWIDEYSPAQIGSTIAASIFTINSKTYTTPDGSIVTMDVTPEIIGNKAYVPVRFLAYSLGVPEEGVQWDGATRTVTITKDDTTISLTIGSNIEIVNGEPVQMDVAPYIKDVETGGRTMLPAHWVAEPLGGKALWNEVTQQVTIKLLQEQGQ; encoded by the coding sequence ATGCGAAAACTTGTCGTAGCGTTGGCGGTTACGGTGATGGTGCTGGGTTGGGCTGGGGTAGCTGGGGCATATTGGACTGACTTAATCTACCAAATTACGCCTTTTAACCCCTTGGGAGCAGAAAGCACTGCTGAAATTAATCACACTTATATAGACCTATCAAATGTATCTAACAACTCAGTGATTGCTCATACCTACCTTGGAGCCGCCCAATCGCTCACGATAGACAGTTTTAGTGTTCAGGAACAAACGTATATGGAAGCCAAGGACAAGATAACAAGATATGTTTTTGAATTGACTAATCGTTACCGCCCGGATACAGATTTAGCGTTAAGCGGTGGTGATTATTTACCCACAGTCCATGTTTATACTTATGGTGCCATGAAAGATGAGGCTATGTGGGCTATTGTTAATGGCTTGCCGGACTGCTTGAATAATCCTCCTGTTGGCCGCAATGATAATAACGGCGAAGATGGTAACGGTTCTTGGATTGATGAATATTCTCCAGCTCAGATAGGGTCAACCATAGCCGCCAGCATCTTTACAATTAACAGCAAGACTTATACTACCCCTGACGGATCTATTGTCACTATGGACGTAACTCCAGAAATTATTGGCAATAAGGCATATGTTCCAGTGCGATTCTTGGCGTATTCTCTCGGCGTTCCGGAAGAAGGTGTCCAGTGGGACGGTGCAACAAGAACAGTCACTATCACTAAAGATGATACAACTATTAGTCTGACTATCGGTAGCAACATCGAAATCGTAAACGGTGAACCTGTACAGATGGATGTCGCTCCCTATATTAAAGATGTTGAAACGGGCGGCAGAACCATGCTCCCCGCCCACTGGGTTGCTGAGCCGCTTGGGGGTAAAGCGTTATGGAATGAAGTCACTCAGCAAGTGACGATTAAGCTTCTTCAGGAGCAGGGTCAATAG
- a CDS encoding putative holin-like toxin, whose amino-acid sequence MEVYQTLTLMISFGALVVLILSFHNRK is encoded by the coding sequence ATGGAAGTATATCAAACGTTAACACTAATGATCTCCTTTGGAGCATTGGTGGTTTTGATACTTTCTTTCCATAATAGGAAATAG
- a CDS encoding type II toxin-antitoxin system HicB family antitoxin: MFKDRYVYPAIFDYADDGISIEFPDLPGCLPCAQDTEEALKNAKEALGLHLYGMERDKDMIPEPTPVNKLKAKKNQVVVLVEIWMPTIRDAIENRSVKKTLTIPKWLNDLAEENKVNFSHVLQDALKNHLGVKAYK; encoded by the coding sequence ATGTTTAAAGACAGGTATGTTTATCCAGCAATCTTTGACTATGCCGATGACGGCATATCTATTGAGTTTCCGGACCTGCCAGGCTGCTTGCCTTGTGCTCAAGATACAGAAGAGGCTCTTAAAAATGCTAAAGAAGCGCTTGGCCTGCATCTCTATGGAATGGAACGGGATAAAGATATGATCCCCGAGCCAACGCCGGTCAACAAACTAAAGGCTAAGAAAAACCAGGTAGTGGTTCTTGTTGAGATTTGGATGCCTACTATTAGAGATGCAATTGAGAATCGATCGGTTAAGAAAACTCTTACTATCCCCAAGTGGCTTAACGACCTGGCCGAGGAAAACAAAGTCAATTTCTCGCACGTTCTCCAGGATGCCTTAAAAAACCATCTCGGCGTTAAAGCTTATAAGTAA
- a CDS encoding ATP-binding protein — MTDIKKTREWEIFEYIIGVQMACILIFFISFSLGKSFSSILNLYFALITGTIGVVAAFLYKFLERLLNQKKILYIKIAYVIFPILVTAFVLLQFPHDPYSKQVAILLPVIVAATVLGKNGGLFIAFLGSAFLTLSSMLFYHEPVIKAFEQNLILISVMFLMGWFIGSITNLEAESRKRLQENLDELQGEIERRKFAEEQTFKLSRIVEQSPAIIVLTDTDGNIEFVNPQFTRVTGYASEDITGLNISRLGSEPAEFYEQIYEEVREGKEWSGELLIKKKNSDSFWEHTYFTAFKNADGMTTNFLKISEDITEKKGLQLEMARLDRLNLVGEMAAAIGHEVRNPMTTVRGFLQLLGKKELYSADKEYFTLMMNELDRANSIITEFLSLAKNKAIEKKMNNLNSIISSIAPLLQADATKSDYNVVFELAEIPDMSLDEKEIKQIIFNLVRNGMEAMEHRGTITIKTYQDAGEVVLAVQDQGKGIPDDILPKIGTPFYTTKETGTGLGLAVCYSIAERHNSRIEFKTSPDGTQFFVRFKDSCEAD, encoded by the coding sequence ATGACGGATATCAAAAAAACCAGGGAGTGGGAAATTTTTGAATATATTATCGGGGTTCAGATGGCCTGCATATTGATTTTTTTTATTTCCTTTTCTTTAGGCAAAAGCTTTAGCTCTATTTTAAATCTTTATTTTGCTCTTATTACAGGAACAATAGGTGTTGTGGCAGCTTTTTTGTATAAGTTTTTGGAAAGATTGTTAAATCAAAAGAAAATTCTATATATCAAAATAGCTTATGTTATTTTTCCCATTCTCGTTACCGCATTTGTCTTGCTGCAATTCCCGCACGACCCATACAGCAAACAGGTGGCAATACTGCTGCCTGTTATTGTGGCTGCCACCGTACTGGGCAAAAACGGCGGCCTGTTCATTGCTTTTTTGGGTTCCGCCTTCCTGACGTTGAGCAGCATGTTGTTCTATCACGAACCCGTTATAAAGGCATTTGAACAAAATCTTATTCTCATCAGCGTAATGTTTTTGATGGGCTGGTTTATCGGCAGCATCACCAATCTTGAAGCGGAGAGCCGGAAGCGGCTGCAGGAAAATTTGGACGAATTACAGGGAGAAATTGAAAGGCGTAAGTTTGCGGAGGAACAGACCTTTAAATTATCCCGCATTGTGGAACAGAGCCCGGCGATAATTGTATTAACGGATACAGATGGAAATATTGAATTTGTCAATCCGCAGTTTACCCGGGTTACCGGATATGCAAGTGAAGATATAACCGGTTTAAATATAAGCCGCCTGGGAAGTGAGCCCGCTGAATTTTATGAGCAGATATATGAAGAAGTACGGGAAGGGAAAGAATGGAGCGGTGAACTGCTTATCAAGAAAAAGAACTCCGATTCATTCTGGGAGCATACTTATTTTACTGCTTTTAAAAACGCCGATGGTATGACAACCAATTTCCTTAAGATATCAGAAGATATTACAGAAAAGAAGGGCTTGCAACTTGAGATGGCCCGTTTGGACAGATTAAACCTGGTGGGTGAAATGGCTGCGGCAATAGGCCACGAGGTCAGGAACCCAATGACAACGGTAAGGGGATTTTTACAGCTGCTTGGGAAAAAAGAACTTTACTCTGCGGACAAAGAATATTTCACACTGATGATGAATGAACTGGATCGGGCTAATTCGATTATAACCGAGTTTTTATCTCTGGCTAAAAATAAGGCGATAGAAAAAAAGATGAATAACCTTAATAGTATTATTAGTTCGATTGCTCCTTTACTGCAAGCCGATGCTACTAAAAGCGACTATAACGTTGTCTTCGAGCTGGCTGAAATTCCGGATATGTCTCTTGATGAAAAAGAAATAAAGCAAATCATCTTTAACCTTGTGCGCAACGGGATGGAGGCTATGGAACACCGGGGTACAATTACGATAAAAACTTACCAGGACGCGGGGGAAGTTGTTTTAGCAGTTCAGGATCAGGGTAAAGGGATCCCGGATGATATACTGCCAAAAATAGGAACACCGTTTTATACCACAAAGGAAACCGGCACAGGTCTAGGGTTGGCTGTTTGTTACAGCATTGCTGAACGTCATAATTCCAGGATTGAATTTAAGACAAGTCCTGACGGTACGCAATTTTTTGTCAGGTTTAAAGACTCCTGTGAAGCTGATTAG
- a CDS encoding cyclic lactone autoinducer peptide — protein sequence MKGLANKLFLLAVTVMTFLAGIASASACGFGQYQPEVPESLRK from the coding sequence ATGAAGGGTTTGGCTAATAAGCTGTTTCTTTTGGCGGTAACGGTGATGACATTCCTCGCCGGGATAGCTTCCGCCAGCGCTTGTGGTTTTGGCCAATACCAGCCTGAAGTCCCTGAATCTCTCAGAAAATAA
- the istA gene encoding IS21 family transposase: MTSYKEILRLHSLGINNSRIASGCGCSRTTVINVLQRAKDQGLSWQTVAEMSDKELSQRLFSSESAKPAYKMPNYDYIHREMAKSGVTLTLLWLEYCDQCRESGQVPYKSTQFNKYYADYVKSTKATMHIHRKPGEIMEVDSAGQTARIIDTDTGEIIQAYVFVAALPYSGYAYVEAFLSQNQESWITAHINAYRFFGGITRIMVPDNLKTGVEKVTKGEAVINKTYQEMAEHYGTAVIPCRVRAPKDKPTVEGSVGIISTWILAALRNQQFLSLRELNAAIREKLMVFLEKPFQKKNGSRATLFDEEKPFLLPLPLKPFELATWKIATVQYNYHISVETQKYSVPFEYIKQKVDVRITRNVIEVFFQGNRICSHPRLYGRSNQYSTLEAHMPPDHQKYVSWNGDRFKSWAAKIGENTSAVINLFLGSHKVEQQGYKACMALLKLADKYSVERLESACTKALSYTVQPSLKSVQAILKSGQDKLPKETPGHSSSEFGLTRGADYYSRRDGKC; the protein is encoded by the coding sequence ATGACCAGTTACAAAGAGATTCTGCGGCTACATAGCCTCGGAATCAACAACAGCCGCATTGCGTCTGGATGCGGATGCTCTCGAACCACGGTTATTAACGTGCTTCAAAGAGCAAAGGATCAAGGGCTAAGTTGGCAGACAGTGGCCGAAATGTCCGACAAGGAGTTGTCACAGCGCCTTTTTTCTTCGGAGAGCGCTAAGCCCGCGTACAAAATGCCGAATTACGACTACATCCATCGTGAGATGGCGAAAAGCGGTGTGACCTTAACTCTGTTATGGCTTGAATACTGCGACCAGTGTCGCGAATCCGGGCAAGTACCGTACAAGTCGACCCAGTTCAACAAATATTACGCTGACTATGTGAAAAGCACCAAGGCAACCATGCACATTCACCGTAAGCCTGGGGAAATCATGGAGGTAGACTCGGCGGGACAAACCGCCAGGATCATCGACACAGACACGGGAGAGATTATCCAAGCCTATGTGTTTGTGGCTGCCCTGCCATACAGCGGCTATGCCTATGTGGAAGCCTTCCTTTCACAAAATCAGGAGAGCTGGATTACCGCCCATATCAACGCCTATCGCTTCTTCGGTGGAATCACTCGCATTATGGTACCGGACAACTTAAAAACCGGCGTGGAGAAGGTGACGAAAGGCGAAGCAGTTATTAACAAGACCTATCAGGAGATGGCTGAACATTATGGTACAGCGGTTATTCCATGCAGAGTTAGGGCTCCCAAAGATAAACCCACGGTAGAAGGATCGGTCGGCATCATCTCAACATGGATACTCGCTGCTCTGCGTAATCAGCAGTTTTTATCGTTACGAGAGCTGAATGCTGCCATTCGGGAAAAGCTAATGGTTTTTCTAGAGAAACCTTTTCAGAAGAAGAACGGGAGCAGAGCCACCTTGTTCGATGAGGAAAAACCCTTCTTGCTGCCGTTGCCCTTAAAGCCATTTGAATTGGCGACCTGGAAGATTGCCACTGTTCAATACAATTACCATATCAGTGTGGAGACCCAGAAGTATTCGGTGCCGTTTGAATACATCAAGCAGAAAGTTGATGTCAGGATTACCCGCAATGTGATTGAGGTCTTCTTCCAAGGCAATCGCATTTGTTCTCATCCCCGGCTCTATGGTAGGAGCAATCAATACAGCACCCTGGAAGCCCATATGCCACCAGATCATCAAAAATATGTGTCTTGGAACGGCGACCGCTTTAAATCCTGGGCAGCCAAAATCGGTGAGAATACAAGCGCTGTCATTAACCTGTTTTTAGGAAGTCACAAAGTCGAGCAGCAGGGCTACAAGGCTTGTATGGCTCTTTTGAAACTGGCCGACAAATATTCGGTGGAGCGCCTTGAATCGGCCTGCACCAAAGCATTGTCCTACACTGTACAGCCTAGCTTGAAGAGCGTTCAGGCCATCTTAAAATCCGGTCAGGACAAGCTGCCGAAAGAAACCCCGGGCCATTCCTCCTCTGAGTTTGGACTCACACGAGGAGCCGATTACTACAGCAGGAGGGATGGAAAATGCTAA
- a CDS encoding cation:proton antiporter regulatory subunit — MDLIRESDLPGIGRKFQINTRSGDKLVVVIHDDGRREIYHFDNDDPEESISMVTLDDAEARRVAGIIGGMSYMPRDLESVDVCFDEMFIEWYKVEPGAKSAGMTIGDLGIRKRTGATIIAIVKRDQIKIINPGPEQIIREGATLVILGERAKVKACKHLIQHGSL, encoded by the coding sequence ATGGATTTAATTCGAGAGTCAGACCTTCCCGGAATCGGACGAAAGTTTCAAATCAATACACGCAGTGGAGATAAGCTCGTTGTTGTTATTCACGATGACGGAAGGCGTGAAATCTATCATTTTGATAACGATGACCCCGAAGAAAGCATATCAATGGTTACACTTGATGATGCCGAGGCCCGCCGTGTGGCAGGTATTATCGGCGGCATGTCCTATATGCCGAGGGATTTGGAATCGGTTGATGTGTGTTTTGATGAAATGTTTATTGAATGGTACAAAGTTGAGCCGGGCGCCAAATCGGCTGGTATGACGATCGGCGATTTGGGCATTCGCAAAAGAACAGGCGCCACTATTATTGCTATTGTGAAACGTGACCAGATCAAAATAATCAATCCCGGGCCGGAGCAAATAATCAGGGAAGGGGCAACCCTGGTGATATTGGGCGAGAGGGCAAAGGTAAAAGCCTGTAAACACTTAATCCAGCACGGGAGTCTTTAG
- a CDS encoding accessory gene regulator ArgB-like protein, producing MSYMAVSRRLASYLRAKTGASQEKEMVLAYATDIIIINSLNLSAILLIGFLLGILPATIAILATLFLFRHTAGGAHSDSPWRCAFITILSTTLMSLGAMFFPKYSQIGLDIIALLALLIGFTAIIKLAPVDNPAAPIVSPVRRKKLKIYSLLVFLLAAAITIILRDSVWEHAKVVQASLAFCLIWVSFMLTGPGHQLMNFIDRTFILRQGGEKNEGFG from the coding sequence ATGAGTTACATGGCCGTCAGCAGGCGCTTGGCAAGCTACTTGCGCGCGAAAACCGGCGCTTCCCAGGAAAAAGAAATGGTCCTGGCCTATGCCACCGACATCATCATCATCAACTCGCTAAACCTCTCCGCTATATTGCTGATCGGCTTTTTGCTGGGGATTTTACCGGCCACTATTGCCATCCTGGCCACTTTATTTTTATTCCGGCACACCGCCGGCGGCGCGCACTCCGACTCTCCCTGGCGGTGCGCTTTCATTACAATATTGTCGACTACCTTAATGTCTTTGGGCGCTATGTTTTTTCCCAAATACAGTCAAATTGGTCTTGATATCATCGCTTTACTTGCATTATTAATAGGTTTTACCGCGATCATTAAATTAGCTCCGGTTGACAACCCCGCCGCGCCGATTGTTTCACCGGTCAGACGGAAAAAACTTAAAATATACTCCCTGTTGGTTTTTTTGCTGGCTGCAGCAATCACGATCATATTGCGCGACAGTGTCTGGGAACACGCCAAAGTGGTACAGGCAAGCCTCGCTTTTTGTCTCATCTGGGTCAGTTTTATGTTGACCGGGCCTGGACATCAATTGATGAATTTTATTGACCGCACCTTTATTTTGAGACAAGGAGGTGAAAAAAATGAAGGGTTTGGCTAA
- the istB gene encoding IS21-like element helper ATPase IstB: MLNDSTVAKLHEMKLSVMAAAFREQLKNANLSDMAFEERFGLLIDAEWAARKNNRLSRLIKNAGFAFNDACIENIEYHDDRKLDKAQIIRLASCNYIQEAHNIIILGATGSGKTYLSNAFGMAASRNFYTVKYVRLPDLLGELAIARGEGTYRKVIKAYKQVKLLILDEWLLFPLKESEARDLLEIVESRYKKASTIFCSQFEIGGWYHKIGEPTLADAISDRIVHDSYTIFIDGKNSMRERKGIANR, from the coding sequence ATGCTAAACGATTCAACCGTAGCCAAGCTTCACGAAATGAAGCTTAGTGTCATGGCTGCAGCATTCCGGGAACAGCTCAAAAACGCAAACTTGTCTGACATGGCTTTTGAAGAACGCTTCGGTCTGCTGATCGATGCCGAATGGGCAGCCCGTAAAAACAATCGGCTGTCGCGCTTGATCAAAAACGCGGGTTTTGCCTTCAATGACGCTTGTATTGAGAACATTGAGTATCATGACGATCGCAAACTCGACAAAGCTCAAATCATCCGCTTGGCTAGCTGTAACTACATCCAAGAAGCCCATAACATCATAATCCTTGGAGCCACGGGTAGCGGAAAAACCTACCTCTCAAATGCTTTTGGCATGGCTGCCAGCCGAAACTTTTACACGGTTAAATATGTACGGCTTCCCGATCTGCTGGGTGAATTGGCCATTGCACGCGGTGAGGGGACATACCGCAAGGTCATCAAAGCTTACAAACAGGTAAAGCTGCTCATTTTGGATGAATGGCTTCTGTTTCCGCTCAAGGAAAGCGAAGCCCGCGATCTGCTTGAGATCGTAGAATCTCGTTACAAAAAAGCTTCTACCATATTCTGTTCCCAGTTTGAGATCGGCGGTTGGTATCATAAAATTGGCGAACCGACACTGGCCGATGCCATTTCAGATCGCATTGTGCATGATTCCTACACCATTTTTATCGACGGTAAAAACTCTATGCGGGAGCGCAAGGGTATTGCCAACAGATAA
- a CDS encoding toxin-antitoxin system HicB family antitoxin — protein sequence MPFHRTLVAKAKEENVSLNQYINYQLARSVGHPVKPVK from the coding sequence ATCCCATTTCACCGCACTTTAGTCGCTAAGGCCAAAGAGGAGAACGTCAGCCTCAATCAATACATTAACTACCAATTGGCCCGCAGTGTCGGGCATCCGGTTAAACCGGTTAAGTAA
- a CDS encoding GNAT family N-acetyltransferase — MHIRETKRERRADGNILVTIVCYNDCEYEMGYLKYTKPNPESSIEVNLQEIIVVEPRRHGLGTFLINYLKEITRTRHNSVPIIVPNISSLEYFDECEELEGIIKFYENNGFTVRRLSNSEAEGVYRF, encoded by the coding sequence ATGCACATAAGAGAAACAAAAAGAGAAAGACGTGCTGATGGTAATATCTTGGTAACAATAGTTTGTTATAATGATTGTGAATATGAAATGGGATATTTAAAATATACTAAACCTAACCCTGAGTCTAGTATTGAAGTAAATCTGCAGGAGATTATTGTTGTTGAACCTAGGCGTCATGGTTTAGGTACATTCCTGATTAACTACTTAAAAGAGATAACTAGAACAAGGCATAATTCTGTTCCGATAATTGTTCCCAATATATCATCTCTTGAATATTTTGATGAATGTGAGGAACTTGAAGGAATTATAAAATTTTACGAAAACAATGGCTTTACTGTAAGAAGATTATCTAATAGTGAAGCTGAAGGTGTATACCGTTTTTGA
- a CDS encoding aldehyde dehydrogenase family protein, with protein sequence MVQEVCLFINGNWMTTRQKEKVINKATGKAIAEFFLAGPAEVDAAVAAALEASRTKKLSPYSRFEILKKASELLMDRQSELASIISQEVGKNIKEAMGEVARASQTLLISAEESKRIKGEIVPIAGSPGNENRRAWTIRVPRGVVCAITPFNFPLNLTCHKIGPAIAAGNTVVYKPASATPIIGAKLCEIMAEAGLPAGCLNMVMGPGALVGDALARDKRIAYYSFTGSSEVGIKLKTSVGLRPISLELGANSPTIVHSDADINAAAEACVRFAFANAGQVCISVQRVYVHRPVYDAFCRRAVSLTGTLKVGDPLEPANDLGSMISENESARAEEWIHEAVAGGAEILIGGRRRGPFLEPTILTNVLPEMKCVCNEIFAPVFCIIAYDTIDEAIALANDSRYGLQAGVFTNSLEIACRCAEGLEAGGVIINDVSTFRTDLMPYGGWKESGTGKEGPRYAIEEMTEEKVVVIKL encoded by the coding sequence GTGGTTCAAGAAGTCTGTTTATTTATCAATGGAAACTGGATGACTACCAGGCAGAAGGAAAAAGTAATAAACAAGGCAACCGGTAAAGCTATAGCTGAGTTTTTTTTAGCCGGACCGGCGGAAGTTGATGCTGCTGTTGCCGCTGCGCTGGAAGCGTCCAGGACGAAGAAGTTATCTCCTTACAGTCGCTTTGAGATACTCAAAAAAGCAAGCGAACTATTAATGGACCGGCAAAGCGAACTGGCCTCCATAATTTCTCAGGAGGTTGGGAAAAACATTAAAGAGGCAATGGGAGAAGTTGCCCGCGCTTCCCAGACGCTATTGATTTCCGCAGAAGAAAGCAAACGGATCAAAGGAGAAATCGTTCCTATCGCCGGTTCTCCCGGCAATGAAAACCGCCGGGCATGGACCATACGCGTCCCCCGGGGGGTGGTCTGCGCCATTACACCCTTTAATTTTCCACTCAACCTTACCTGTCATAAAATTGGCCCGGCCATCGCAGCTGGAAATACTGTCGTTTATAAGCCGGCCAGTGCAACTCCCATCATCGGGGCCAAATTGTGCGAGATCATGGCGGAGGCCGGCTTGCCTGCAGGCTGCTTAAATATGGTTATGGGGCCTGGCGCTTTGGTCGGCGACGCCCTGGCCAGAGACAAGCGTATTGCTTACTATAGTTTTACAGGAAGTTCTGAGGTGGGGATAAAGCTTAAGACTTCAGTTGGCTTAAGGCCTATTTCCCTGGAACTTGGCGCCAACTCACCCACGATAGTGCATAGTGACGCGGATATAAACGCAGCGGCTGAGGCCTGTGTCCGTTTTGCCTTTGCCAACGCGGGGCAGGTATGTATATCCGTGCAGCGGGTATATGTTCACCGCCCGGTTTATGATGCGTTTTGCAGGCGGGCTGTCTCCCTGACCGGGACCTTAAAAGTCGGCGATCCTTTGGAGCCAGCCAACGATTTAGGTTCCATGATCAGTGAAAATGAATCAGCAAGGGCTGAGGAATGGATTCATGAAGCCGTTGCCGGAGGCGCCGAGATATTGATTGGCGGCCGCCGCCGCGGACCGTTCCTGGAACCTACCATATTAACCAATGTTCTTCCTGAAATGAAGTGCGTTTGTAATGAGATTTTTGCCCCCGTTTTCTGCATTATTGCCTATGATACAATTGATGAAGCCATCGCTTTAGCCAATGATTCCCGTTATGGACTGCAAGCGGGTGTGTTTACTAATTCCCTTGAGATTGCATGCCGTTGCGCTGAAGGACTGGAAGCCGGCGGGGTAATTATAAATGATGTTTCTACCTTCCGTACAGACCTTATGCCCTATGGCGGCTGGAAGGAAAGCGGCACAGGTAAAGAGGGGCCTCGTTATGCAATAGAGGAGATGACTGAAGAAAAAGTCGTTGTGATAAAACTCTAG
- a CDS encoding cation:proton antiporter gives MEQHLLFEVGLALGIIAFAGLLSSRLRFSIVPLLILAGMLVGPQTPHFGVLDFRFIDSAPLIEFLGRLGILFLLFHLGLEFSVGRLVKAGRSIIRGGIIYMAINLTLGLLLPFLLGWPFKEILIVAGITTISSSAIVAKMIVDLKRTVRPETEMILGLMMFQDVFVAVYLSVVSGLVLTGATSTMNVLASAGLALGFIIGIVFLGRKLLSQLNRLLNIPSDEVFMLVLFAILVIIAGFSETIHVAEAIGALLVGLVLGETEHRERIDKLVVPFRDLFGAIFFFSFGLSIDPLALGGAVLPALAAVGLTLTGNFASGMIAGRMSGYSHMASTNVGLTITSRGEFSIILAKLAMAGGLLPILQPFAALYVLILAVLGPLLTKESRWIYISLSRIFRWPALKDKEKPKQKQKKAVAESY, from the coding sequence GTGGAGCAGCATTTGCTCTTTGAAGTTGGGCTGGCCCTGGGCATTATTGCGTTTGCCGGCCTATTATCCTCCCGCTTGCGGTTTTCAATTGTACCGTTGTTAATACTGGCCGGGATGCTTGTTGGACCACAAACGCCACATTTTGGGGTTCTTGATTTTCGCTTCATAGATAGTGCTCCATTAATTGAATTCCTGGGACGTTTGGGTATACTCTTTCTTTTGTTTCACCTGGGACTCGAGTTCTCCGTCGGAAGGCTGGTAAAGGCGGGCCGTTCCATTATTCGGGGTGGAATTATTTACATGGCAATCAACCTGACCCTCGGATTGCTGTTGCCCTTTTTACTGGGATGGCCGTTTAAGGAAATCTTAATCGTGGCAGGGATTACAACAATCTCGTCAAGCGCCATCGTTGCCAAAATGATTGTTGACTTAAAGCGTACGGTTAGGCCGGAGACAGAAATGATCCTTGGCCTTATGATGTTTCAGGATGTTTTTGTAGCTGTTTATCTTTCTGTTGTATCAGGCCTTGTCTTAACTGGGGCAACGTCTACCATGAATGTATTGGCTTCAGCAGGACTGGCGCTGGGATTTATTATTGGAATTGTCTTCCTGGGACGTAAGCTTCTCTCACAGTTAAACAGATTATTAAATATTCCCTCTGATGAAGTATTTATGCTGGTGTTGTTTGCAATTCTTGTAATCATTGCCGGGTTCTCGGAAACCATCCATGTTGCAGAAGCTATCGGGGCCTTGTTGGTGGGTCTGGTACTTGGTGAGACTGAGCACCGGGAACGGATTGATAAGCTTGTGGTTCCCTTTCGAGACTTATTTGGGGCAATATTTTTCTTTAGTTTTGGGCTCAGCATCGATCCCCTTGCTCTTGGTGGGGCTGTCTTGCCTGCTTTAGCGGCTGTTGGCTTGACATTAACCGGCAACTTTGCCTCCGGGATGATCGCCGGCCGTATGTCTGGATATTCCCATATGGCCTCTACCAATGTAGGCTTGACCATAACATCGCGTGGTGAGTTCTCCATTATTTTAGCAAAACTCGCCATGGCCGGAGGTCTGTTGCCTATCCTGCAACCTTTTGCGGCTCTTTATGTCCTTATTTTAGCAGTGCTGGGACCTTTGTTGACCAAGGAATCCAGGTGGATCTACATCAGCCTGAGTCGAATATTCAGATGGCCCGCATTAAAAGACAAAGAAAAACCAAAGCAAAAACAAAAGAAAGCAGTCGCAGAAAGTTACTGA